Proteins encoded by one window of Fusarium graminearum PH-1 chromosome 1, whole genome shotgun sequence:
- a CDS encoding fructose-bisphosphate aldolase gives MGVQEVLSRKSGVIVGDDVLRLFEYAREHKFAIPAINVTSSSTVVAALEAARDAKAPVILQFSQGGAAYFAGKGVSNGDQAASIAGSVAAAHYVRSLAPTYGIPVVLHTDHCAKKLLPWLDGMLDADEAYFKEKGEPLFSSHMIDLSEEPVEWNIETTAKYLKRAAPMKQWLEMEIGITGGEEDGVNNEDVDNNSLYTQPEDILNIYNTLSPISPYFSIAAGFGNVHGVYKPGNVKLHPELLGKHQAHVKEALKSDNDKPVFFVFHGGSGSSKKEYLDAIGFGVVKVNVDTDMQFAYCSGIRDYMVNKREYVNTTVGNPDGEDKPNKKYFDPRVWVREGEKTMSKRVAEALEDFNTANQL, from the exons ATGGGTGTCCAAGAAGTCCTCAGTCGCAAGTCCGGTGTCATCGTCGGTGACGATGTCCTCCGTCTCTTCGAGTACGCTCGCGAGCACAAGTTCGCTATCCCCGCCATT AACGTCACCTCCTCTTCTACCGTCGTCGCTGCCCTTGAGGCTGCCCGCGATGCCAAGGCTCCCGTCATCCTTCAGTTCTCTCAGGGTGGTGCCGCCTACTTTGCTGGCAAG GGTGTTAGCAACGGTGACCAGGCTGCTTCCATTGCCGGCTCTGTCGCTGCTGCCCACTACGTCCGCTCTCTTGCTCCCACCTACGGCATCCCCGTCGTCCTTCACACCGATCACTGcgccaagaagctcctccCTTGGCTCGATGGCATGCTCGATGCCGACGAGGCTTacttcaaggagaagggcgagCCCCTATTCTCCTCCCACATGATTGATCTTTCCGAGGAGCCCGTTGAGTGGAACATTGAGACCACCGCCAAGTACCTCAAGCGCGCTGCCCCCATGAAGCAGTGGctcgagatggagattgGCATCACTGGTGGTGAGGAGGACGGTGTTAACAACGAGGATGTTGACAACAACTCTCTCTACACTCAGCCCGAGGATATCCTCAACATCTACAACACTCTCTCCCCCATCTCCCCCTACTTCTCTATCGCCGCTGGCTTTGGTAACGTCCACGGTGTTTACAAGCCTGGCAACGTCAAGCTCCACCCCGAGCTTCTCGGCAAGCACCAGGCCCACGTCAAGGAGGCCCTCAAGTccgacaacgacaagcctgtcttctttgtcttccacGGTGGCTCCGGCTCCTCCAAGAAGGAGTACCTCGACGCCATTGGCTTCGGTGTTGTCAAGGTTAACGTCGATACTGACATGCAGTTCGCTTACTGCTCTGGTATCCGAGACTACATGGTCAACAAGCGTGAGTACGTTAACACCACTGTCGGCAACCCCGATGGCGAGGACAAGCCCAACAAGAAGTACTTCGAC CCCCGTGTCTGGGTTCGTGAGGGTGAGAAGACCATGTCTAAGCGTGTTGCTGAGGCTCTCGAGGACTTCAACACCGCCAACCAGCTATAA